Within the Arthrobacter sp. UKPF54-2 genome, the region CCTGGCCCTGGTCAACCTCGGCCCGTGGCGCGAAACCCTGGCTTTCGGGCAGATCAACATCCTGCTGATGGGGTTGATGGCGGCGGACCTGCTGGCCCGGAACCCCCGCTGGTCCCGTGGCATTCCCGGCAGCGGTTTCCTGGTGGGCGTCGCCGCAGGGATCAAGCTGACGCCGCTCGTTTTCGGACTCTATTTCCTGGTCCGGAAGGACTGGCGGGGCCTGCTGAACATGGGCGCAGGATTCCTGTTCACCGTGGTGCTGGGCGCGCTGCTGCGCCCGGCCGAGTCGCTGCAGTTCTGGTTCCGGATCCTGCCGGACACCTCCCGGATCGGCGGGGCCGGCTACGTCGACAACCTCTCCCTCAAGGGCGCGCTGCTGCACTTCGGCGTCCCCGAGGCCGCCGTCACCGGGCCCTGGCTGGTGCTGAGCCTGCTGGTGGTCGCGCTGGCCGCCGGCGTCATCAAAGCCGCGAGCGAGCAGGGTGCCCGGGTCGTGGCCCTCTCCGCGACGGCGCTCACCATGCTGCTCATCAGCCCCGTCTCCTGGTCCCACCACTGGGTGTGGGTCGCCGTCGTTCTACCCGCGTTCGCCTGGACGCTGCGGGAAACGCCGCTCCGCTACCGGGGCACGCGCTGGCTGATGGGCGGTGTGCTCGGCGTGTCCGTGCTGGTGTTCCTGTTCTCCCCGAAGACGATCGGCACGGCCCTCGGCGCGCAGGACCTCAACGTCCAGACGCCGGGGTTCTGGATCATGGCGTCCAGCGCCGGGGTTTTCTGCGCCTTGGCCC harbors:
- a CDS encoding glycosyltransferase 87 family protein produces the protein MSLLDAENPHAPPTGTPVAPPSDPSPKRRLPLTPAGALFPLGAAAVAFALWRWLGVWGEQGLDFSVYWHGGKILNDAGPAASDLYEGNVDWAGGPGLPFTYPPFAALLFSLLALLPEKVALNWFNTAGVIVALWVAVRAVRYWTAKADWRAAFRSPGHRWGAAVLVLALVNLGPWRETLAFGQINILLMGLMAADLLARNPRWSRGIPGSGFLVGVAAGIKLTPLVFGLYFLVRKDWRGLLNMGAGFLFTVVLGALLRPAESLQFWFRILPDTSRIGGAGYVDNLSLKGALLHFGVPEAAVTGPWLVLSLLVVALAAGVIKAASEQGARVVALSATALTMLLISPVSWSHHWVWVAVVLPAFAWTLRETPLRYRGTRWLMGGVLGVSVLVFLFSPKTIGTALGAQDLNVQTPGFWIMASSAGVFCALALLLCWQLALRRGSLARAFAVHSAPAREPAAAPAGEPAAAPAGQG